From Pogoniulus pusillus isolate bPogPus1 chromosome 16, bPogPus1.pri, whole genome shotgun sequence, a single genomic window includes:
- the PPM1M gene encoding protein phosphatase 1M — protein sequence MSAEWLRRWRRSGRAERPGGAQGPGPGPPPAALSYRRPKFLRDGGEESPKGGRTVRSAGPERPLPWGAGYAEVINAEKSEFNEDQAACCQISVRRREPGLEEDDEWLILCSTQFLTGYYWALFDGHGGPEAAIIASNYLHYCIKQKLEEVVGGITEGRPPMNLSGRCVCDSDPQFVEEKHIHAGDLVVGALENAFQECDEVIGQEMEATNQSGGCTALAALYFQGKLYVANAGDSRAILVLKDSVVPMSSEFTPETERQRIQHLAFLFPKLLDSEFTRFEFPRRLKGDDVGQKVLYRDYFMEGWGYKTVEKADLKYPLVHGHGKQARLLGTLAVSRGLGDHQLKVIDTNIEVKPFLSCIPKVNVFDFALHDVKEDDVLIMATDGLWDVLCNRDVALTVRSFLAENRTDPHRFLELAKCLVCRARGKKRGHQWMLDDSHEASYDDISVFVIPLHKRDKE from the exons ATGTCCGCCGAGTGGCTGCGGCGTTGGCGGCGGAGCGGCCGTGCTGAGCGGCCCGGTGGTGCACAGGGGCCCGGCCCGGGACCGCCGCCCGCAGCCCTTAGCTACCGTCGGCCGAAGTTTCTGCGTGACGGTGGGGAGGAGAGCCCGAAGGGCGGCCGGACCGTGCGGAGCGCCGGGCCCGAGCGGCCCCTGCCCTGGGGCGCGGGCTACGCCGA AGTTATCAATGCTGAGAAGTCAGAGTTCAATGAGGACCAAGCAGCCTGCTGTCAGATCTCTGTCCGGAGGAGAGAGCCAGGCCTGGAGGAAGATGATGAGTGGctgatcctgtgctccacacAG tttCTGACTGGGTACTACTGGGCACTGTTCGATGGCCACGGCGGCCCAGAAGCTGCCATCATTGCCTCCAACTATTTACACTACTGCATCaagcagaagctggaggaggttGTGGGGGGCATCACGGAGGGTCGTCCCCCCATGAATCTCAGCGGACGCTGCGTTTGCGACAGCGACCCCCAGTTTGTGGAGGAGAAGCACATCCACGCAGGAGACCTGGTGGTGGGAGCCCTGGAGAATGCCTTCCAGGAATGT GATGAAGTCATTGGCCAGGAGATGGAAGCTACAAACCAGTCAGGAGgctgcactgctctggctgcccttTATTTCCAGGGGAAGCTGTATGTGGCCAATGCTGGAGACAGCAG AGCAATTCTTGTTCTGAAGGACAGCGTTGTGCCCATGAGCAGTGAGTTCACACCTGAGACAGAGAGGCAGCGAATCCAGCACCTG GCTTTTTTGTTTCCCAAGCTCCTGGACAGTGAGTTCACACGCTTCGAGTTTCCacggaggctgaagggagatgaTGTGGGCCAGAAAGTCCTGTACCGTGATTACTTCATGGAGGGCTG GGGATACAAGACAGTGGAGAAAGCTGACCTCAAGTACCCTCTTGTCCACGGTCATGGGAAGCAG GCTCGCTTGCTGGGGACTTTGGCTGTCTCTCGAGGTCTGGGGGATCATCAGCTCAAAGTCATCGACACCAACATTGAAGTCAAACCTTTCCTCTCCTGCATCCCCAAG GTGAATGTATTTGACTTTGCTCTGCATGACGTTAAGGAAGATGATGTTCTTATCATGGCAACTGATGGCCTTTGGGATGTTCTGTGCAACAGAGATGTGGCCCTTACAGTCAGGAGCTTTCTTGCAGAAAACAGGACAGATCCTCACAG ATTCTTAGAACTGGCCAAGTGCTTGGTATGCAGagcaaggggaaagaagagaggcCACCAGTGGATGCTAGATGACAGCCACGAGGCATCCTATGATGACATCTCTGTATTTGTCATCCCACtacacaagagagacaaggagtgA